In the genome of Metabacillus litoralis, the window TTAAACACAGGCATATTGACGCCAAGTCCAATTCCTACAACAATTAATTGAAGAATTAATCGTGTGAGAGTTGATTCAACTTCCAGTGTAGAATTTAACACAAGTCCTACTGCCATAATTATTAATCCAAGAAGGGCAAAAATTTTATATTTCCCTGTCTTCGTAATTAAGTTACCTACAATAATACTCGAGGTAACCATTGAAATGGTCATGACCATTTCAACTAATCCGGAGACTGTCGCTGATTCCCCTTGAACCCCTTGAACGTAGAACGGAACATACATAATTGTACCGAACATTCCCATTCCCATGAGCATTCCCGCTATATTAGATACAGAGAAAACACTATTTTTAAACAAGTAAAGGGGAAGAACAGGGCTTTTCACTTTTAGTTCAATTATGATAAAGGCAATTAAAGATATGATTGTAAGTGAAAATAAGCCAATAATTTCAAATGAAGCCCATTCATACTTATCTCCTGCCCATGTAAACCCTAATAATAATGAAACGATTGTAATTGTTAATGTAATCGAACCAAGAAAGTCAATTGATTCTCTCTCTTTTGCCTTTTGAGATGGATATAATTTAAATATTAAAGCAAAGGCAAAAAATCCGATCGGAAGGAATACCCAGAAAATCCAGTGCCAGTCAAAATTATCAACAATATATCCACCAAGTGTTGGACCGAATAAACTTGAAAGTCCGAATACACCACCAAGAAGTCCTTGCCATCTCCCGCGTTCACGAGGGGCAAACAAATCTCCAACAGTTGTGAACGCACAAGACATAATCATCCCACCACCAAAGCCTTGAAGCCCTCGGTATAGGATTAATTGAAGAATATCATCTGCGGTTCCACATAAAAAGGCACCAATCATAAAGATGGTGATACCAATTAGGATAAATATTTTTCTACCGTATATATCAGACAATTTACCAACTAACATAGCAGTAATTGTGGATGTTAACATATAAACGGTAAATACCCAGTCAAAGTATTCCATTCCACCTATTTGAGAGACGATTTTTGGTAAAGCAGTACCTACGATTGTCATGTTAACTGCAGCAAAAAACATGGCTGACATAATGGCAATCATAATCATAACTTTTTGTCTGTTTTCTAAGTGTTCCATTCGTTACCTCCTGTATACAACTCAGTGATAAGAGAGCGAAGCTTTGTTGTGATTTGTGTTAGCCCTTCTTCCTTTTCAAAGTAATGTAAAAGAACATCAATTAAAAAACTTCGAGGCTTTTGGGCCTTTACTTCATCTTTTAACAGATTAAGAGATGAAGTAAGATTATTTTTTGTTTCTTCATTGTGATAGCTACTTATGTAATCTTCGATAATTAAAAATTGATTGTCAATTTCATCCGTTTTAGAGATAGAAGAACTATTAGTAAGGTTTAAAAAGTGTAAAATTCTTTCCTCTGTTAAAAGTGGATTTGGTCTAGTGGTTAACAAATCATTTACTATTGAATCTAAACGATCAACTATATAGGTTGATATAGCTTGAACATTAACTTTTTCATTTTTATTAGCAAGGATGGAGAGGAATTCCTTTATTAATCCTTGTAGAGTTATGGTTAGGTCCCAGCAATATAGATTAATATGATTTCCATATGCCTGCAGAAGGCACTCCTTTTGCCACTGTGTAATTCTGAATCTCATCCTTTGCATTAATAATCTAAAGTCACTGTTTTCAGAAAGCGGCACATCCTTTAACTGCATGAGGATAAAATCTTTTCGCTCAATAAAGTCTTCAATTTGTGTACTTAATTGCTTGAGTAAAAGTTCTCTTGGTGATAATGATTCATCAGTGGAATAACGAAATGCTTTTTGAAACATCATATTTTGGTGATACTCAAACACCTCTATAAATAATTCTTCTTTAGATGAGAACACTTTATATAAAGAAGCTTTTGACATTGAGCATTGTTCCGCAATTTCTTGAACTGATGTTGAGAAATATCCTTTTTTAGAAAAAATTTTAGTTGCAGCATCGATTAATAGCTTCCTCTTTTCGTCCAATATCTACTCACATCCTTTTGAAGAAAACTAAGTGGTTTACATAGAAAACTAATGAGTTCATGGTGAATTTTAGAGTAGAGACAAGCTTAAGTCAAGAATAAATAGTTAATGAAAGAATTACTAATAAAAAAACAGCGATTTCTCGCTGTTATGTTGCCAATGAAAAAGGAAAACTGATGATAAATGTTGTTCCTACTTTGTCACTTGTTACCTTCATTAGCCCACCGTGATTTTCAATGATTTTCTTTGAAACAGATAGGCCTAATCCAGTACCATCATCTTTTGTTGAGAAAAATGGATCAAATATATGAGGTAAAAGAGAAGGTGGAATACCTTTCCCATTATCACGAAACAAAATCTCAAGATGATGATCAACAACAATTGTCTCAATTGTTATAACCAAAGGTTGATCAGATCTAGCTTGGATAGCATTTATGAATAAGTTCATAAACACCTGTAGCAATTCCTCCTGATCTCCTTTTATCATTGCTTTTGTTGTTGATGAATCAAGGATATATTCCAGCTTTGTGTTATATAGTAATGCCTCACTTTCTAGAAATTTCCCCAAATATTCTTTGAGAAACTTATGCAGGTTGATCATTTGTCTAGAGCTAGATGAAGGCTTTGCAATACTCAAAAAGTCACTAATAATTTTATTTGCTCGATCTATCTCAGGAATGAGAATATCAGTGAAAAGTTGTGACACTTCAGTGTTGGTTTTATCTTTTAGTAATTGTAAATACCCTCTGACTGTTGTAAGAGGATTTCTAATTTCATGTGCGATGCCAGCAGCAATTCTTCCGGCGAGCGCTTGCTTCTCAGCTTCTTTTATGACGTTAAGAAAATAAAAAGTACCTAATACTCGTTTAATCGATCCATCTGTATTCCATAAAATACGAGTATTAATAAGCCCGTAATTTACATCTAGTACTTCTTTATCTTTCATTTCAATACCTGTTCGTATCGTTTCAAGTAGTTCGATTTGATCGTCTGGAAGTTGTAAGAGCTCTCTTATATGTTTACCAATTATTTTATCCCGGTCTACACCTAGATCTTTAGCAGTTTGGAGATTACATAACGTTATGAGTCCATCACCATCAACAAAAACAATATGGTGAGGAACAAAATCAAAGATAGAGGAAAGGAAGAGTTCAGTTTCTGCAAACTGATCGTAAGTGGTTGAAATAATAAATTCATCACGGGTATGTGAATTAGTGTTTGCTTTTTGAATAAGTATTTGTTTGGAGTTACCTTCTTTAGCAACTAACTTGCTATGTTGTTTATTTACATATGTAAACGAAAAAGGAAGTTCACTTAGGAGTTCTTTTAGTAAAGCATTTTCGTTTTTTAATTTTTCAATTTCGAGGTCATGCTTAAGCTCATCTACCATTTTTTTGCTCCTTGTAAGACACATTTGCAATCATTATAAGGTTAGTATATCCTATTCTTTTTTTCAATTGCTAGCTATTGCCCATACCGAATACCATGTCATGCATTAAACAATTGCACCAACACCCATTCGAATTGGCTGTTTGCTGAATAGAATAATAAGAAACTTTCTAAAGGTGGTCATACAAATGGGAGAAGTTGAGGAGAAGGTGCATGAACTTGAGATGAAAATTCAAGAGCTAGAACAACAAATAGAGCATATAGAAGAATTTCATTCGAATTCTTTGGATGAGAATGATGTAAGAGCTGTTGTTGATGGTCTATTAGCTGAAAAAAATATTGCGACACAAGAAGAAATTGAACGACAACTCAACAAAAGTCATTTATCATTAATTAAATGGATTCTTGGTACCGGAGTAAGTATCGGAGCGTTAGTTGTAAGTATCGTTCGGTTTTTGTGATAGATGGATTGAAAAAAGGGCAACATCTTAGTTGCCCCTTTACTATCTATTTCAGTAATGATAATATCCTCTGCCGAAAGGACCGTCATCTAGTACAGCTCCACCTAGAAGCCCTGCACCAAGACCTAGAAGTCCAGTAGTAAGTGGTCCTACACCACCAGCGCCATATCCTCCGAATCCAGGACCATATCCTGCACCGTATCCGTATCCAGCGCCAGGGTAACCGCCGAATCCAGTGCCATAACCACCATATCCAGCACCAGGATAACCGCCGAATCCAGCGCCATAACCACCATATCCAGCACCAGGATAACCGCCGTAACCAGGACCTGCACCATATCCGCCTGTGAAACCACCAAATCCACCTGGATAACCAAAGCGTCCATCTGATAATCTTGCATCTCTATGTCTCATTTCATTTCATCCTTCCCAAATGTTATTTCAGTTTCTCTGTACTATATGTGTTTACCTAGCCACTTGGGAATATGTTTAGCAAGAATGGGCGACCGTCTAATGAAGTGAAGTATGGATGTACGGTCTTATGAAAGGTTTATTGCGGCACACACGTAAGATTTACTGAAACATCTGAAAAAAATATAAAAAGACTTGATTATCATATTGAAAGATTATATAATGTTAAAGTAAATTATGAAGAATGTTCGACATTCTTCGACATTATTTTCAAAAAGGTATTGCATCACATAAATATACTTGATATAATGTACCTATTCGCGGGTGTAGTTTAGTGGTAAAACCTCAGCCTTCCAAGCTGATGATGAGGGTTCGATTCCCTTCACCCGCTCCATACATAATAATTGGTTACAACGCAGTGTCTCGTTTCTTAGATAAACGATGCATTGCGTTTTTTATTATGTCATTGATTTTGCTATCAAATAATGAAGTAACTCGAAGGATAAATCCTTCGAGTTACTTGATGATCTTATATGTTGCGTCTCCGCCGTGTATTTGTGTAAACATACTAGATAATGCTTGTAATAGTTCTAAAGACCTCTCTTCAGAAAGAGAAGGGTTTAAATAAACAATATGTAAAGCTTCTGTTGTGTTAGATGTTACAGCGGTTCTTTTTGAATCCACATAAGGACTTCCAAATGGACCCTGATGATCCTCTGAAACTAATTTGTTATGAAAAGAAACTTCACGTTCATTGATGGCAAGATAGGTATCCTCTTCACTACCTATCTTGATTTTAACATCCCCAATAAGCTTATCTTTATCATAAATCCCTAGGGGAATTTGGTATTGAAGAGATAAAAAGTTATTTAAGTCTACTGCAGAGTTGAACGGTTGGAGATATTGCTGTTTCTGAACCCGTCGATATAATGCTTCACTTGAAGGGCGGTATCGGTTAGGGTCTGTTCCTATTGCTTTAAATAGTTGTCGCCATTCTAGGATGGCTGGGATATCCGTTACTTTCTTATCAACATAATCAAAATAAAGAGATTCTTGGAATAGCTGTAATCTTCCTTTGAGCATTTGAGGAGAATCTCCAACGTGAATACCCCGATATTCCACAATGCCAATTTTAAAGTCTTTGTTAAGTTGGTTGAGTTGATCTTGAACGGTCATTTCCATTAATTCATACCTCCACAAACATTGAATGTGGTGTTATTTTACCATAGTAGAAGAAAAAACTTAGAATATGTGACCTTTAAAGGAGGGAAGAGCAATGAATATTGAAGAATTTAAAAGGGAAGTTATTGAATATAGTAAAACAATAGGCATCGATAAAATTGGATTTACAAGCGCGAATATGTTTGAAGAGCTAAAGCAAAGGTTGATTACACAACAGGAGCTTGGCTATCAATCAGGCTTTGAGGAGTCAGATATTGAGAAACGTGTTGCACCTATTAAACTTTTACCTAAGGCAAGTTCAATCATATCCATTGCTCTTGCTTATCCTTCAAAAATGAAAAACGCTCCAAAAAGTACAAAAGAAGAAAGACGTGGTATATTTTGTCGTGCCTCTTGGGGGCAGGATTACCATGATGTGTTGCGTGACAGGTTAAATAAATTAGAAGTGTTTTTAAAAGAAAAAGTACCTGATATTCAAGTGAAATCGATGGTTGATACAGGTGAGCTTTCCGATCGTGCAGTTGCGGAACGGGCAGGTATTGGATGGAGTGGAAAAAACTGCTCAATTATCACGCCTGAATTTGGCTCTTATGTTTATTTAGGTGAAATGATTACAAACTTTCCTTTTCCGCCAGATACTCCAATGGAAGATCAATGTGGCTCATGTACAAAATGCCTCGATGTTTGTCCAACAGGTGCTTTAGTACAAGGTGGTCAGCTTGATTCATCGAAATGTATTGCTTTTTTAACACAAACAAAAGGTTTTCTGCCTGAAGAATACCGTACGAAAATTGGAAATCGCATCTATGGTTGTGATACTTGTCAAACAGTTTGTCCTGTTAATAAAGGAAAAGATTTTCACTTTCATCCAGAAATGGAGCCGGATCCTGAAATTGCAAAGCCAAAATTAAAACCGTTATTAACAATAAGTAATCGTGATTTCAAAGAAAAATTTGGACATATATCTGGTTCATGGAGAGGCAAAAAGCCTCTTCAAAGAAATGCGATCCTGGCACTTGCGCATTTTAAAGATACAACTGCGTTAGATGATTTAATAAAAGTGATGCACGAAGACCCAAGACCTGTGATTAGAGGTACTGCAGCATGGGCGATAGGAAAAATAGGGGAAGCTTCAGCAGCACACGAGCTACAAAAAGCATATGAAAAAGAAAAAGATTCACAAGTTAAAGAAGAAATCACGAAAGGTTTGTCCTTTCTTCTTACAGAAAAATAAAAGGATGTTAAAAGGCGGCGTTCTATTCTCCGCCTTTTTATGTTTTGATCCTCGCTATGTTTTATTGAAAGGGATCATAGTCAATGAAACGAATCTAATTGACTTTACATAAAATCATAGATAAAAGCGAAATAACATGACTAAATCTCAACACCTTCTACATACGTTTTAATAAATACGTTATGGTGGTGATGATCGTGAAGCAGCTAATTTCTGAGTTAAATGAAGCGAAACTTCAAATGCTGATCAATGCTAAATATATAAAAAACGAAAGAAATGATGCTGAACTACAGGCAATACAACGGAAACTTGAATTTTCTAGAAAACGAAATACAGAAATCGTTAAAGGTAGTACAAAAATAAATATTACGAATATTGACACAAGAACAAAAGACCTGAAGGAGGCAAGGTATACATGTCATTCGAAGTGGCTTAATAAGCAAAATGACTTTTTTTATCTTGAAGAAAGAATTGAAAACAGAAAGGCTAGTATTTATAAAAATGAAATTGTTGAAGATCTATTATTGAATCACGAAGGAGACAATGACAGATCTAGTATTCAAATCATGGATGATGATGAAAGGAATAAAGATTCTTCGTATCGTTACGACCGAATGGCGGCTGTTCAATATGCTGAGCGTTGGTGGAATAGTACGAATCCTAAATATAAAAACTTTGATGTGAATTGCACAAACTTTATTTCACAATGCTTGCATGCAGGTGGGGCCCAGATGAGAGGATATCCTAACCGTTCTTCAGGATGGTGGATGCAAAATAATAACTGGAGTTACAGCTGGTCTGTTGCAAATGCAATGAAGAATTTCTTAGCTCAATCCCAAACTGGTTTAAGAGCCGAGCGAGTAGAATCACCGGATAAATTAATGCCTGGGGATGTTATTTGCTATGATTTTCAAGGAGATGGCCGCTTTGATCATACAACGTTTGTCGTAGCAAAAGACGATGAGAATATGCCATTAGTAAATGCACAAACTTATAATAGCCGTATGCGCTATTGGGCATACGAAGACTCGACTGCCTACACACCAAATATAAAGTATGCTTTTTTTCGAATACTTGATGATACCAGTTCAAAGTAACAATGGTATAATGGCTATTGAAATAAATGTTAGTATTTTTCATAGAAACAGACGAGGTGAAAAAATTGGCTTTACATGTTGTACTTTATCAACCAGAGATTCCTGCAAATACAGGGAATATTGCACGTTCATGTGCAGCGACTAACACAACTCTACATTTAAT includes:
- a CDS encoding MDR family MFS transporter — protein: MEHLENRQKVMIMIAIMSAMFFAAVNMTIVGTALPKIVSQIGGMEYFDWVFTVYMLTSTITAMLVGKLSDIYGRKIFILIGITIFMIGAFLCGTADDILQLILYRGLQGFGGGMIMSCAFTTVGDLFAPRERGRWQGLLGGVFGLSSLFGPTLGGYIVDNFDWHWIFWVFLPIGFFAFALIFKLYPSQKAKERESIDFLGSITLTITIVSLLLGFTWAGDKYEWASFEIIGLFSLTIISLIAFIIIELKVKSPVLPLYLFKNSVFSVSNIAGMLMGMGMFGTIMYVPFYVQGVQGESATVSGLVEMVMTISMVTSSIIVGNLITKTGKYKIFALLGLIIMAVGLVLNSTLEVESTLTRLILQLIVVGIGLGVNMPVFNITVQNAVSHKYLGVATSAMQTFRQIGGTIGVALLGSVMGNKMTDELASTQGENIPAPPPEMAENMAQLQNPQVLMDTEQLEAIRSELPVEMTPFFDQFIQLLKEALNTSLTTVFIVSAGIVSLAFIVTLFLKEIPLRTTNNDDEETEDQNKEFVANH
- a CDS encoding TetR/AcrR family transcriptional regulator, with amino-acid sequence MDEKRKLLIDAATKIFSKKGYFSTSVQEIAEQCSMSKASLYKVFSSKEELFIEVFEYHQNMMFQKAFRYSTDESLSPRELLLKQLSTQIEDFIERKDFILMQLKDVPLSENSDFRLLMQRMRFRITQWQKECLLQAYGNHINLYCWDLTITLQGLIKEFLSILANKNEKVNVQAISTYIVDRLDSIVNDLLTTRPNPLLTEERILHFLNLTNSSSISKTDEIDNQFLIIEDYISSYHNEETKNNLTSSLNLLKDEVKAQKPRSFLIDVLLHYFEKEEGLTQITTKLRSLITELYTGGNEWNT
- a CDS encoding two-component system sensor histidine kinase NtrB, coding for MVDELKHDLEIEKLKNENALLKELLSELPFSFTYVNKQHSKLVAKEGNSKQILIQKANTNSHTRDEFIISTTYDQFAETELFLSSIFDFVPHHIVFVDGDGLITLCNLQTAKDLGVDRDKIIGKHIRELLQLPDDQIELLETIRTGIEMKDKEVLDVNYGLINTRILWNTDGSIKRVLGTFYFLNVIKEAEKQALAGRIAAGIAHEIRNPLTTVRGYLQLLKDKTNTEVSQLFTDILIPEIDRANKIISDFLSIAKPSSSSRQMINLHKFLKEYLGKFLESEALLYNTKLEYILDSSTTKAMIKGDQEELLQVFMNLFINAIQARSDQPLVITIETIVVDHHLEILFRDNGKGIPPSLLPHIFDPFFSTKDDGTGLGLSVSKKIIENHGGLMKVTSDKVGTTFIISFPFSLAT
- a CDS encoding B3/B4 domain-containing protein — translated: MEMTVQDQLNQLNKDFKIGIVEYRGIHVGDSPQMLKGRLQLFQESLYFDYVDKKVTDIPAILEWRQLFKAIGTDPNRYRPSSEALYRRVQKQQYLQPFNSAVDLNNFLSLQYQIPLGIYDKDKLIGDVKIKIGSEEDTYLAINEREVSFHNKLVSEDHQGPFGSPYVDSKRTAVTSNTTEALHIVYLNPSLSEERSLELLQALSSMFTQIHGGDATYKIIK
- the queG gene encoding tRNA epoxyqueuosine(34) reductase QueG, whose translation is MNIEEFKREVIEYSKTIGIDKIGFTSANMFEELKQRLITQQELGYQSGFEESDIEKRVAPIKLLPKASSIISIALAYPSKMKNAPKSTKEERRGIFCRASWGQDYHDVLRDRLNKLEVFLKEKVPDIQVKSMVDTGELSDRAVAERAGIGWSGKNCSIITPEFGSYVYLGEMITNFPFPPDTPMEDQCGSCTKCLDVCPTGALVQGGQLDSSKCIAFLTQTKGFLPEEYRTKIGNRIYGCDTCQTVCPVNKGKDFHFHPEMEPDPEIAKPKLKPLLTISNRDFKEKFGHISGSWRGKKPLQRNAILALAHFKDTTALDDLIKVMHEDPRPVIRGTAAWAIGKIGEASAAHELQKAYEKEKDSQVKEEITKGLSFLLTEK
- a CDS encoding amidase domain-containing protein — encoded protein: MIVKQLISELNEAKLQMLINAKYIKNERNDAELQAIQRKLEFSRKRNTEIVKGSTKINITNIDTRTKDLKEARYTCHSKWLNKQNDFFYLEERIENRKASIYKNEIVEDLLLNHEGDNDRSSIQIMDDDERNKDSSYRYDRMAAVQYAERWWNSTNPKYKNFDVNCTNFISQCLHAGGAQMRGYPNRSSGWWMQNNNWSYSWSVANAMKNFLAQSQTGLRAERVESPDKLMPGDVICYDFQGDGRFDHTTFVVAKDDENMPLVNAQTYNSRMRYWAYEDSTAYTPNIKYAFFRILDDTSSK